A DNA window from Mobula birostris isolate sMobBir1 chromosome 3, sMobBir1.hap1, whole genome shotgun sequence contains the following coding sequences:
- the LOC140194669 gene encoding interleukin-8-like → MDRTATVTILILLLCAIAAQGVPIPGAQRRCQCLQSSSDIIHPMSIQSLKYIPRGSHCDKAEVIVTLKNKTKMCVHPDAKWLEVLITAFKGAKKQNLKN, encoded by the exons ATGGACAGAACAGCCACTGTGACCATCCTCATCCTCCTTCTGTGTGCCATTGCTGCACAGG GTGTTCCGATCCCAGGAGCACAAAGACGGTGCCAGTGCCTTCAGAGCAGCTCTGATATTATTCATCCGATGTCCATCCAGAGCTTGAAATATATTCCCCGTGGATCCCACTGTGATAAAGCAGAAGTAAT TGTTACCCTGAAAAATAAGACTAAAATGTGTGTGCACCCTGATGCCAAGTGGTTGGAGGTCCTCATTACTGCCTTTAAAG